One window from the genome of Streptomyces sp. NBC_00287 encodes:
- a CDS encoding helix-turn-helix transcriptional regulator: MAADVAGAAEIRGALVRLRRSTGLPVAFGGLVESVRPQMLISELNGTATRSLSRLAVTSGTGLGGRAVALARPCAVTDYSSSRQISHEYDTAVAAEGLRSVLAVPVVVRRRVRGVLYGALRTAQPLGDRTLTAAVNAARDVEQALVVQESARELLNAARPEPERRGDGAAWEQVREAHAALRALAPRIAEPGLRAELLEVCGLLTAEGPSSYVGLAPRELDVLACVGSGATNAVTAERLGLRPETVKGYLRSAMRKLGAHTRGQAVVAARRAGLLP; the protein is encoded by the coding sequence TTGGCAGCAGATGTCGCAGGAGCCGCGGAGATCCGCGGTGCGCTGGTCCGGCTGCGGCGCTCGACCGGACTCCCGGTCGCGTTCGGCGGTCTGGTGGAGTCCGTCCGACCACAGATGCTCATCAGCGAACTCAACGGCACCGCCACGCGCTCGCTGAGCCGGCTCGCGGTGACCTCCGGCACCGGTCTCGGCGGCCGCGCGGTCGCCCTGGCCCGCCCCTGCGCGGTGACGGACTACTCCTCCTCGCGGCAGATCAGCCACGAGTACGACACCGCCGTCGCCGCCGAGGGCCTGCGCTCGGTCCTCGCGGTGCCGGTTGTCGTACGGCGCCGGGTGCGCGGTGTCCTCTACGGCGCTCTGCGCACCGCCCAGCCGCTCGGCGACCGCACGCTGACGGCGGCCGTGAATGCCGCGCGGGACGTGGAACAGGCGCTGGTCGTCCAGGAGTCGGCGCGCGAGCTGCTGAACGCGGCGCGGCCGGAGCCGGAGCGGCGCGGGGACGGGGCCGCGTGGGAGCAGGTGCGCGAGGCGCACGCCGCGCTGCGGGCGCTGGCGCCCCGGATCGCCGAGCCGGGGCTGCGGGCGGAACTGCTGGAGGTGTGCGGACTGCTGACCGCCGAGGGCCCGTCGTCATACGTCGGCCTCGCGCCCCGTGAGCTGGATGTGCTGGCGTGTGTGGGCTCGGGCGCCACCAACGCCGTCACCGCCGAGCGGCTTGGGCTGCGGCCGGAGACGGTGAAGGGGTATCTGCGCTCGGCGATGCGCAAGCTCGGGGCGCACACCCGTGGGCAGGCCGTGGTCGCGGCGCGCCGGGCGGGGCTGCTCCCTTAG
- a CDS encoding AMP-binding protein, with amino-acid sequence MTATEDFRRARDFLLEHREDYATAYEGFAWPRPERFNWALDWFDVIADGNDRTALHIVEEDGTEARLTFAEMSARSNRVANWLRARGIGAEDRVLVMLGNQTELWETALAAMKLRAVVIPATPLLGPADLRDRVERGRVRQVIVRSEDTGKFDEVPGDYTRVVVGGAREGWQTYEDAYAAPAAFTPDGPTRADDPLMLYFTSGTTARPKLVEHTHVSYPVGHLATMYWIGLKPGDVHLNISSPGWAKHAWSNLFAPWNAEATVFLHNYTRFDPARLMAEMDRAGVTTFCAPPTVWRMLIQADLTALRTPPREAVAAGEPLNPEVIEQVRRAWGVTIRDGFGQTETAVQVSNSPGQPLKTGSMGRPSPGYRVELLDPVSGAPGAAEGEIALDLSARPVGLMTGYHGDADRTAEAMAGGYYRTGDVASRDEEGYLTYIGRSDDVFKASDYKISPFELESALLEHEAVAEAAVVPAPDELRLAVPKAYVVLADGWEPGPDTAKVLFEHSREVLAPYKRVRRLEFAPLPKTVSGKIRRIELREATAAGSDNEYREEDFR; translated from the coding sequence ATGACGGCGACCGAGGACTTCCGCAGGGCACGGGACTTTCTGCTGGAGCACCGCGAGGACTACGCCACCGCCTACGAAGGATTCGCCTGGCCCCGCCCCGAGCGATTCAACTGGGCGCTCGACTGGTTCGACGTCATCGCGGACGGCAATGACCGCACCGCCCTGCACATCGTCGAGGAGGACGGCACCGAGGCGCGGCTGACCTTCGCCGAGATGTCCGCCCGTTCCAACCGGGTTGCGAACTGGCTGCGCGCCCGGGGTATCGGGGCCGAGGACCGCGTCCTGGTCATGCTCGGCAACCAGACCGAGCTGTGGGAGACGGCGCTGGCCGCGATGAAGCTGCGCGCGGTCGTCATCCCGGCCACCCCGCTGCTCGGACCCGCCGATCTGCGCGACCGGGTGGAGCGCGGGCGGGTCCGGCAGGTGATCGTGCGGTCCGAGGACACCGGCAAGTTCGACGAGGTGCCCGGTGACTACACCCGCGTCGTCGTCGGCGGCGCGCGCGAGGGCTGGCAGACGTACGAGGACGCCTACGCGGCCCCCGCCGCCTTCACCCCGGACGGACCGACCCGCGCCGACGACCCGCTGATGCTCTACTTCACCTCCGGAACCACCGCCCGGCCCAAGCTCGTCGAGCACACCCACGTCTCGTACCCCGTCGGCCATCTCGCCACCATGTACTGGATCGGCCTCAAGCCCGGCGATGTGCACCTCAACATCTCCTCGCCGGGCTGGGCCAAGCACGCCTGGTCCAACCTGTTCGCACCGTGGAACGCCGAGGCGACCGTCTTCCTGCACAACTACACCCGCTTCGACCCGGCCCGGCTGATGGCGGAGATGGACCGGGCGGGCGTCACGACCTTCTGCGCCCCGCCGACGGTGTGGCGCATGCTCATCCAGGCCGATCTGACCGCGCTGCGCACGCCGCCGCGCGAGGCCGTGGCGGCGGGGGAGCCGCTGAACCCCGAGGTCATCGAGCAGGTCCGACGGGCCTGGGGCGTCACCATCCGGGACGGCTTCGGCCAGACCGAGACCGCCGTACAGGTGTCCAACAGCCCCGGCCAGCCCCTGAAGACGGGCTCCATGGGGCGGCCCAGCCCCGGCTACCGGGTCGAACTGCTGGACCCGGTCTCCGGCGCGCCCGGCGCGGCCGAGGGCGAGATCGCGCTCGACCTGTCGGCCCGCCCCGTCGGCCTGATGACCGGCTACCACGGCGACGCCGACCGTACGGCGGAGGCGATGGCGGGCGGCTACTACCGCACCGGAGACGTCGCGTCGAGAGACGAAGAGGGCTATCTGACCTACATCGGGCGCAGCGACGACGTCTTCAAGGCCTCCGACTACAAGATCAGCCCCTTCGAGCTGGAGAGCGCCCTGCTGGAGCACGAGGCGGTCGCCGAAGCCGCTGTCGTCCCCGCCCCCGACGAGCTGCGCCTCGCAGTCCCCAAGGCCTACGTCGTGCTCGCCGACGGCTGGGAGCCGGGACCCGACACCGCGAAGGTCCTCTTCGAGCACTCCCGTGAGGTCCTCGCCCCCTACAAGCGAGTCCGCCGACTCGAGTTCGCGCCCCTGCCCAAGACCGTCTCCGGCAAGATCCGCCGGATCGAACTCCGTGAGGCCACGGCGGCCGGCTCGGACAACGAGTACCGCGAGGAGGACTTCCGGTGA
- a CDS encoding AMP-binding protein — protein MTALSYTHGTGATALLGDTIGDNLARTAATWPEREALVDVPSGRRWTYDRLMADVDELAYALLASGIAKGDRVGIWAVNCPEWVLVQYATARIGAIMVNINPAYRVHEVEYVLKQAGISLLFASLGHKTSDYRAMVDEVRGNCPDLREAVYFGAPSWDALLARATPSDLPTDLSCDDPVNIQYTSGTTGFPKGATLSHHNILNNGYFVGELIAYTEQDRVCLPVPFYHCFGMVMGNLAATSHGACIVIPAPSFEPKATLDAVQQERCTSLYGVPTMFIAELNHPDFASYDLSSLRTGIMAGSPCPVEVMKRVVSEMNMAEVSICYGMTETSPVSTQTRMDDDLEHRTGTVGRVLPHVEVKIVDPATGVTQPRGKAGELCTRGYSVMLGYWNEPEKTAEAVDPARWMHTGDLAMMREDGYVEIVGRIKDMIIRGGENIYPREIEEFLYAHPKIADVQVIGVPHERYGEEVLACVIPRDPADPPTLEDVRAFCEGQLAHYKIPAGVRVLDSFPMTVSGKVRKIELRERYSA, from the coding sequence GTGACCGCACTGTCGTACACGCACGGAACCGGCGCGACCGCCCTCCTCGGCGACACGATCGGGGACAACCTGGCACGCACGGCCGCCACTTGGCCCGAGCGGGAGGCACTCGTCGACGTCCCCTCGGGGCGGCGCTGGACGTACGACCGACTCATGGCCGACGTCGACGAGTTGGCGTACGCGCTGCTCGCGAGCGGGATCGCCAAGGGTGACCGGGTCGGGATCTGGGCCGTCAACTGCCCCGAGTGGGTGCTCGTCCAGTACGCCACCGCCCGCATCGGCGCGATCATGGTCAACATCAACCCGGCGTACCGCGTGCACGAGGTCGAGTACGTGCTCAAGCAGGCCGGGATCTCCCTGCTCTTCGCCTCGCTCGGCCACAAGACCAGCGACTACCGGGCCATGGTCGACGAGGTGCGGGGCAACTGCCCCGACCTGCGCGAGGCCGTGTACTTCGGCGCCCCGAGCTGGGACGCGCTGCTCGCCCGCGCCACCCCGAGTGACCTGCCGACCGACCTGTCCTGCGACGACCCGGTCAACATCCAGTACACCTCGGGCACGACCGGCTTCCCCAAAGGGGCCACGCTCTCCCACCACAACATCCTCAACAACGGGTATTTCGTGGGGGAGTTGATCGCGTACACCGAACAGGACCGGGTGTGTCTGCCCGTGCCCTTCTACCACTGCTTCGGCATGGTCATGGGGAACCTGGCGGCCACGTCCCACGGCGCCTGCATCGTCATCCCGGCACCCTCCTTCGAACCCAAGGCCACCCTGGACGCCGTCCAGCAGGAGCGCTGCACTTCCCTGTACGGCGTACCGACCATGTTCATCGCGGAGTTGAACCACCCCGACTTCGCCTCGTACGACCTCTCCTCCCTGCGCACGGGCATCATGGCGGGCTCGCCCTGTCCGGTGGAGGTGATGAAGCGGGTGGTCAGCGAGATGAACATGGCCGAGGTGTCGATCTGTTACGGCATGACGGAGACCTCGCCCGTCTCCACGCAGACCCGGATGGACGACGACCTGGAACACCGCACCGGCACCGTCGGCCGCGTCCTGCCGCACGTCGAGGTGAAGATCGTCGACCCGGCGACCGGAGTGACCCAACCCCGGGGCAAGGCAGGCGAGTTGTGCACCCGCGGCTACAGCGTGATGCTCGGCTACTGGAACGAACCGGAGAAGACCGCCGAGGCCGTCGACCCCGCCCGCTGGATGCACACCGGCGACCTCGCGATGATGCGCGAGGACGGGTACGTCGAGATCGTCGGCCGGATCAAGGACATGATCATCCGGGGCGGCGAGAACATCTACCCCCGCGAGATCGAGGAGTTCCTCTACGCCCACCCGAAGATCGCCGACGTCCAGGTCATCGGCGTCCCGCACGAGCGCTACGGCGAGGAGGTCCTGGCCTGCGTCATCCCGCGCGACCCGGCCGACCCGCCGACGCTGGAGGACGTACGGGCCTTCTGCGAGGGGCAGTTGGCGCACTACAAGATCCCGGCCGGGGTGCGGGTGCTTGACTCGTTCCCGATGACGGTGTCCGGAAAGGTACGCAAGATCGAGCTGAGGGAGCGGTACTCGGCCTGA
- a CDS encoding LacI family DNA-binding transcriptional regulator: MGRMRPGSPTLEEVAALAGVGRGTVSRVINNAAGVKDSTRRAVERAIAELGYVPNLAARSLAGRRADAVALAMTERDWRLFGEPFFSEIVRSVGDALADTSVQLLLTLVRTDAERRRFVEYARGGRVDGVLLMSVRAEDKLPDMLAEAGLPTVLLGRRSGDEHVTYVDADNVGGARGAVEHLLRGGRRRIAAVTGPLDMYVTQCRLRGYQEALADAGLDPLPSLVVEGDFTEDSGRRATAQLLERHPDMDAVFAASDTMAAGALGVLRAAGRRVPEDVAVIGFDDFTLAQHTEPSLTTVRQPLEEIGRTMVRLLLEEMEQPEVAWRHVILRTRLVVRDSA, translated from the coding sequence ATGGGCAGGATGCGCCCTGGCTCGCCGACGCTGGAGGAAGTCGCGGCCCTCGCCGGTGTCGGGCGTGGCACCGTCTCGCGGGTCATCAACAACGCGGCGGGCGTGAAGGATTCGACGCGCCGTGCCGTTGAGCGGGCCATCGCCGAACTGGGCTATGTGCCCAATCTGGCCGCCCGCTCCCTGGCCGGGCGGCGCGCGGACGCCGTGGCGCTGGCGATGACGGAGCGGGACTGGCGGCTGTTCGGGGAGCCGTTCTTCTCGGAGATCGTTCGGTCGGTCGGCGACGCCCTCGCCGACACCTCGGTGCAACTGCTGCTCACCCTGGTCCGCACGGACGCCGAGCGGCGGCGCTTCGTCGAGTACGCGCGCGGCGGGCGGGTGGACGGGGTGCTGCTGATGTCCGTGCGGGCCGAGGACAAGCTGCCCGACATGCTGGCCGAGGCCGGGCTGCCCACCGTGCTGCTCGGCCGTCGCTCGGGCGACGAGCACGTCACCTACGTGGACGCAGACAACGTCGGCGGCGCCCGGGGCGCGGTCGAGCATCTGCTGCGCGGTGGGCGCAGGAGGATCGCCGCGGTCACAGGTCCGCTCGACATGTACGTCACCCAGTGCCGACTGCGCGGCTACCAGGAGGCGCTCGCCGACGCGGGCCTAGATCCGCTGCCCTCGCTGGTCGTCGAGGGGGACTTCACCGAGGACAGCGGGCGTCGGGCGACGGCCCAACTCCTCGAACGGCACCCGGACATGGACGCCGTCTTCGCCGCCTCGGACACCATGGCCGCCGGAGCGCTGGGCGTGCTGCGGGCCGCCGGACGCCGGGTGCCCGAGGACGTCGCGGTGATCGGCTTCGACGACTTCACGCTCGCCCAGCACACCGAACCCTCGCTGACGACGGTCCGTCAGCCGTTGGAGGAGATCGGGCGGACCATGGTGCGGCTGCTGCTCGAGGAGATGGAGCAGCCCGAGGTGGCCTGGCGGCACGTCATCCTGCGCACGCGGCTGGTGGTCCGCGACTCGGCCTGA
- a CDS encoding GH12 family glycosyl hydrolase domain-containing protein — protein sequence MRPLPHRPRTARGLFAALLSALAAVAALLVATPPAQADTTICEQYGSAVIQGRYVVQNNRWGTSATQCVTATDTGFRVAQADGSVPTNGAPKSYPSIFNGCHYTNCSPGTSLPAQVSTVSSAPSSISYGYVSGAVYNASYDIWLDPTPRTDGVNRTEIMIWFNRVGPIQPIGSPVGNATVGGRTWEVWTGSNGSNDVISFVAPSAISSWSFDVMDFVDQAVARGLAQSNWYLTSVQAGFEPWQNGAGLAVNSFSSTVNTGGGDPGGPGDPATACQVTYATNVWQGGFTANVTVKNTGSSAVDTWKLGFTLPSGQQVTNSWNATLSGSSGALTASAVAHNAKIAPGANQTFGFQGTYSGTFAQPAGFSLNGTACAGA from the coding sequence ATGCGACCGTTACCGCACCGTCCCCGCACCGCGCGCGGCCTGTTCGCCGCGCTGCTCTCCGCTCTCGCCGCCGTCGCGGCCCTGCTCGTCGCGACACCGCCGGCCCAGGCCGACACCACGATCTGCGAGCAGTACGGCTCGGCCGTCATCCAGGGGCGCTACGTCGTCCAGAACAACCGCTGGGGCACCAGCGCCACCCAGTGCGTCACCGCCACCGACACCGGCTTCCGGGTCGCCCAGGCCGACGGCTCGGTACCCACCAACGGCGCCCCGAAGTCGTACCCGTCGATCTTCAACGGCTGCCATTACACGAACTGCTCGCCGGGCACCAGCCTTCCGGCGCAGGTCAGCACCGTCTCCAGCGCGCCCAGCAGCATCTCCTACGGCTATGTCTCGGGCGCCGTGTACAACGCCTCGTACGACATCTGGCTGGACCCGACGCCCCGCACCGACGGCGTCAACCGGACCGAGATCATGATCTGGTTCAACCGGGTGGGTCCGATCCAGCCGATCGGCTCGCCGGTGGGCAACGCCACCGTCGGCGGCCGCACTTGGGAGGTGTGGACCGGCAGCAACGGCTCCAACGACGTGATCTCCTTCGTCGCTCCCTCGGCGATCAGCAGCTGGAGCTTCGACGTCATGGACTTCGTCGACCAGGCCGTCGCCCGGGGCCTGGCGCAGAGCAACTGGTATCTGACCAGCGTCCAGGCCGGGTTCGAGCCGTGGCAGAACGGCGCCGGGCTCGCGGTGAACTCCTTCTCCTCCACCGTCAACACCGGCGGCGGCGACCCGGGCGGCCCCGGCGATCCGGCGACGGCCTGCCAGGTGACCTACGCCACCAATGTCTGGCAGGGCGGCTTCACCGCCAATGTCACGGTCAAGAACACCGGTTCCAGTGCTGTGGACACCTGGAAGCTCGGCTTCACCCTGCCCTCGGGGCAGCAGGTCACCAACTCCTGGAACGCCACCCTGTCCGGCTCCTCGGGCGCACTCACGGCCAGCGCCGTGGCACACAACGCGAAGATCGCCCCCGGCGCCAACCAGACCTTCGGCTTCCAGGGCACCTACAGCGGCACGTTCGCGCAGCCGGCCGGGTTCAGCCTCAACGGAACCGCCTGCGCCGGCGCCTGA
- a CDS encoding lytic polysaccharide monooxygenase auxiliary activity family 9 protein: protein MVRRRNRLLSWAAVLATLLSGLGLALLGQGSAQAHGVAMMPGSRTYLCYLDAKTTTGALDPTNPACKAALAESGATALYNWFAVLDSNAGGRGPGYVPDGKLCSAGDRSPYNFTGYNAARADWPRTHLTSGASMKVRYSNWAAHPGDFRVYLSKPGYSPATELGWDDLELIQTVTNPPQSGGPGSESGHYYWDLNLPAGRSGDAVLFIQWVRSDSQENFFSCSDIVFDGGNGEVTGIRDPGGTPTPTPTPTPTPTPTPTDPHTGCMAVYAVTNSWSGGFQGSVEVMNHNTAPQNGWAVRWQPGDGTRINSVWNGALSTGSDGTVTVRNMDYNRTIAPDGSVTFGFTATSTGNNVPVGSIGCVTP, encoded by the coding sequence ATGGTTCGACGCAGAAACCGGCTTCTCTCCTGGGCGGCAGTGCTGGCCACCCTGCTCAGCGGGCTGGGTCTTGCCTTGCTCGGGCAGGGCAGCGCGCAGGCGCACGGCGTGGCGATGATGCCCGGATCGCGGACCTACCTCTGCTATCTGGACGCCAAGACCACCACCGGCGCACTGGACCCGACGAACCCGGCGTGCAAGGCCGCGCTCGCCGAGAGCGGCGCCACGGCGCTGTACAACTGGTTCGCCGTGCTCGACTCCAACGCGGGCGGGCGCGGTCCGGGTTATGTACCGGACGGCAAGCTGTGCAGCGCGGGTGACCGTTCCCCGTACAACTTCACCGGCTACAACGCCGCCCGCGCCGACTGGCCCCGGACGCATCTGACCTCCGGGGCTTCGATGAAGGTCCGGTACAGCAACTGGGCGGCGCACCCGGGCGACTTCCGGGTGTATCTGTCCAAGCCGGGTTACTCGCCCGCCACCGAGTTGGGCTGGGACGATCTGGAGCTGATCCAGACGGTCACCAACCCGCCCCAGTCGGGCGGGCCGGGGAGCGAGTCCGGCCACTACTACTGGGACCTGAACCTGCCCGCGGGCCGCTCGGGCGACGCGGTGCTGTTCATCCAGTGGGTGCGGTCGGACAGCCAGGAGAACTTCTTCTCCTGCTCCGACATCGTCTTCGACGGCGGCAACGGCGAGGTGACGGGCATCCGTGACCCGGGCGGCACCCCCACGCCGACTCCCACCCCGACGCCGACGCCGACGCCCACCCCGACCGATCCGCACACCGGCTGTATGGCCGTGTACGCGGTGACGAACTCCTGGAGCGGCGGCTTCCAGGGCTCCGTCGAGGTCATGAACCACAACACGGCACCGCAGAACGGCTGGGCCGTGCGCTGGCAGCCGGGTGACGGCACCCGGATCAACAGTGTCTGGAACGGCGCGCTCAGTACCGGCTCCGACGGCACGGTCACGGTCAGGAACATGGACTACAACCGGACCATCGCCCCGGACGGCAGTGTCACCTTCGGCTTCACCGCCACCTCCACGGGCAACAACGTTCCGGTCGGCTCGATCGGCTGCGTCACCCCGTAA